From a region of the Myxococcus fulvus genome:
- the sucD gene encoding succinate--CoA ligase subunit alpha gives MSILVNENTKVLCQGITGSAGSFHSKQMLEYGTKLVAGVTPGKGGTQFEGKVPVYDTVADAVKQTGANTSVIFVPPPFAADSIMEAADAGVSLIITITEGIPVLDMVRAKRYLQGKPGVRLIGPNCPGVITPGAKCKIGIMPGHIHKAGRIGVVSRSGTLTYEAVHQLTQLGLGQSTAVGIGGDPVNGTDFVDVLKLFQADPDTDAVIMIGEIGGSAEEAGAEYVAREFTKPIAGFIAGQSAPPGKRMGHAGAIISGGKGTATEKIKAMEAAGILMAASPAELGTTLQEAVKRGPPKR, from the coding sequence ATGAGCATCCTCGTCAACGAAAACACGAAGGTCCTCTGCCAGGGCATCACCGGCTCGGCGGGCTCGTTCCACTCGAAGCAGATGCTGGAGTACGGCACGAAGCTCGTGGCCGGCGTGACGCCGGGCAAGGGCGGTACCCAGTTCGAGGGCAAGGTTCCCGTGTATGACACGGTCGCCGACGCCGTGAAGCAGACGGGCGCGAACACGTCCGTCATCTTCGTCCCGCCCCCGTTCGCCGCGGACTCCATCATGGAGGCCGCCGACGCGGGCGTGTCCCTCATCATCACCATCACCGAGGGCATCCCCGTCCTCGACATGGTGCGCGCCAAGCGCTACCTGCAGGGCAAGCCGGGCGTGCGCCTCATCGGCCCGAACTGTCCTGGCGTCATCACCCCCGGCGCCAAGTGCAAGATCGGCATCATGCCGGGCCACATCCACAAGGCGGGCCGCATCGGCGTGGTGTCGCGCTCGGGCACGCTGACGTACGAGGCCGTGCACCAGCTCACCCAGCTGGGCCTGGGCCAGTCGACGGCCGTGGGCATCGGTGGAGACCCGGTCAACGGCACCGACTTCGTGGACGTGCTGAAGCTGTTCCAGGCAGACCCGGACACGGACGCCGTCATCATGATTGGTGAGATCGGCGGCAGCGCCGAGGAGGCGGGCGCGGAGTACGTGGCCCGCGAGTTCACCAAGCCCATCGCCGGCTTCATCGCCGGCCAGTCGGCGCCCCCGGGCAAGCGCATGGGCCACGCCGGCGCCATCATCTCCGGCGGCAAGGGCACTGCGACGGAGAAGATCAAGGCGATGGAGGCCGCGGGCATCCTGATGGCCGCCAGCCCCGCCGAGCTGGGCACCACCCTCCAGGAGGCCGTCAAGCGCGGCCCCCCGAAGCGCTAA
- the ndk gene encoding nucleoside-diphosphate kinase produces the protein MAIERTLSIIKPDGLQKGVIGKIISRFEEKGLKPVAIRLQQLSQKEAEGFYAVHKARPFFKDLVQFMISGPVVLMVLEGENAVLGNRDIMGATNPAQAAEGTIRKDFATSIDQNTVHGSDSLENAKNEIAYFFRETEIQPYEYTAKK, from the coding sequence ATGGCCATCGAGCGTACGCTGTCCATCATCAAGCCGGACGGTCTGCAGAAGGGCGTCATCGGGAAGATCATCAGCCGCTTCGAGGAGAAGGGTCTGAAGCCGGTCGCCATCCGGCTCCAGCAGCTCTCCCAGAAGGAGGCCGAGGGCTTCTACGCGGTCCACAAGGCCCGGCCCTTCTTCAAGGACCTGGTGCAGTTCATGATCTCCGGCCCCGTCGTCCTGATGGTGCTCGAGGGCGAGAACGCCGTCCTGGGCAACCGCGACATCATGGGCGCCACCAACCCGGCGCAGGCGGCCGAGGGCACCATCCGCAAGGACTTCGCCACCAGCATCGACCAGAACACGGTCCACGGCTCCGACAGCCTGGAGAACGCGAAGAACGAGATCGCGTACTTCTTCCGGGAGACGGAGATCCAGCCGTACGAGTACACCGCCAAGAAGTAG
- the rlmN gene encoding 23S rRNA (adenine(2503)-C(2))-methyltransferase RlmN: MTETSATATLPVTEPLPAPAPAKLVDVASLSMEGLTRFVTEQLGERAFRAPQMYRWLHQRGVTSFDEMTDLSKAFREKLKVAAEIIPLVKDLEQRSVDGTIKYRWKTRDGRYIESVYMPSEDRRTLCVSTQVGCAMACGFCMTGTMGLKRNLTPSEIVAQVHAVNREVRKNEGHETLRPLSNLVFMGMGEPLHNFENLKTALAILQSEDGPNFSHRHITVSTVGLVPMIERFGKETDVKLAISLNASTDEQRSKTMPVNRKWNIAALLDACRKFPLRQGRRITFEYVLIQGFNDSDEDAHRLIQLLKGIPAKVNLIPYNENPGLGFLTTAEERAEQFRAILSDGHVAAYIRKNRGRDIAGACGQLANRGEATPAESTT, from the coding sequence ATGACCGAGACCTCCGCCACCGCCACTCTTCCCGTCACGGAGCCCCTGCCGGCGCCCGCTCCCGCGAAGCTCGTGGACGTGGCCAGCCTGTCCATGGAGGGGCTCACCCGCTTCGTCACCGAGCAGCTGGGCGAGCGCGCCTTCCGTGCCCCTCAGATGTACCGCTGGCTGCACCAGCGCGGCGTCACCTCGTTCGATGAGATGACGGACCTGTCCAAGGCCTTCCGCGAGAAGCTCAAGGTCGCCGCGGAGATCATCCCGCTGGTGAAGGACCTGGAGCAGCGCAGCGTCGACGGCACCATCAAGTACCGGTGGAAGACGCGCGACGGGCGCTACATCGAGTCCGTCTACATGCCCTCCGAGGACCGCCGGACGCTGTGTGTGTCCACCCAGGTGGGCTGTGCCATGGCCTGCGGCTTCTGCATGACGGGCACCATGGGGCTCAAGCGTAACCTGACGCCCAGCGAGATCGTCGCCCAGGTGCACGCCGTCAATCGCGAGGTCCGCAAGAACGAGGGCCACGAGACGCTGCGCCCCTTGAGCAACCTCGTGTTCATGGGCATGGGCGAGCCCCTGCACAACTTCGAGAACCTCAAGACGGCGCTCGCCATCCTCCAGTCCGAGGACGGCCCCAACTTCAGCCACCGGCACATCACCGTCTCCACCGTCGGCCTCGTTCCCATGATCGAGCGCTTCGGCAAGGAGACGGACGTGAAGCTGGCCATCTCGCTCAACGCCAGCACGGATGAGCAGCGCAGCAAGACGATGCCCGTCAACCGCAAGTGGAACATCGCCGCGCTGCTGGACGCGTGCCGCAAGTTCCCGCTGCGCCAGGGGCGCCGCATCACCTTCGAGTACGTGCTCATCCAGGGCTTCAACGACAGCGATGAGGACGCGCACCGGCTCATCCAGCTGCTCAAGGGAATTCCGGCGAAGGTCAACCTGATTCCCTACAACGAGAACCCCGGCCTGGGGTTCCTCACCACCGCCGAAGAGCGGGCGGAGCAGTTCCGGGCCATCCTGTCGGACGGCCACGTGGCCGCCTACATCCGGAAGAATCGGGGCCGGGACATCGCGGGGGCCTGCGGGCAGCTCGCGAATCGTGGCGAGGCCACTCCGGCCGAAAGCACGACATAA
- the rpsP gene encoding 30S ribosomal protein S16 — MAVVLRLARAGAKKKPYYHVVATDSRNPRDGKFIEAVGAYDPNLTPPKVEFNAERLEYWLKTGATPSETVADLIKVNAKAVKSTPAA; from the coding sequence ATGGCCGTCGTCCTCCGTCTTGCCCGCGCGGGCGCCAAGAAGAAGCCCTACTACCACGTGGTCGCCACCGACTCCCGCAACCCCCGGGATGGCAAGTTCATCGAGGCCGTCGGCGCGTACGACCCGAACCTCACCCCCCCCAAGGTGGAGTTCAACGCGGAGCGGCTGGAGTACTGGCTGAAGACGGGCGCGACGCCCTCCGAGACCGTCGCGGACCTCATCAAGGTCAACGCGAAGGCCGTGAAGTCCACCCCCGCGGCTTGA
- a CDS encoding KH domain-containing protein, translating into MEQLLTYLARALVDQPDQVGLRISEVDGARLYELKVAPEDVGKVIGRDGRTVNALRTLLNAAAQKSGQKVRLEILDDRRNAAGTPPAAAPDASR; encoded by the coding sequence GTGGAGCAACTCCTCACGTATCTGGCGCGGGCCCTGGTCGATCAACCTGACCAGGTGGGCCTGCGCATCTCCGAGGTGGACGGCGCACGGCTCTATGAGCTGAAGGTCGCCCCCGAGGATGTCGGCAAGGTCATCGGCCGTGACGGGCGCACCGTGAACGCCCTCCGGACGCTGCTCAACGCCGCCGCCCAGAAGTCTGGCCAGAAGGTCCGGCTGGAGATCCTGGACGACCGTCGCAACGCCGCCGGCACGCCGCCCGCCGCCGCACCGGACGCGTCGCGGTGA
- the rimM gene encoding ribosome maturation factor RimM (Essential for efficient processing of 16S rRNA) codes for MTQKPLLELGFISRAHGLRGELAVRPFDPGSQTLSTVDRVRIRTRAGVEKDLVLESLRPTPKEDIVAFEGVESRTEAEGLVGSTVFVFREDLEPPEEGEFFQGDLLGLSAVDEAGTPLGKVEEIWATGEVPNLVIRAAGRQELVVPFADEFVPTVDIAAQRIVIRPPEYVEVGRRDADKDAPDGSES; via the coding sequence GTGACCCAGAAGCCCCTGCTCGAGCTGGGCTTCATCTCTCGCGCGCACGGGCTGCGTGGGGAGCTGGCGGTGCGCCCGTTTGATCCGGGCTCGCAGACGCTCTCCACCGTGGACCGGGTCCGCATCCGCACCCGTGCGGGCGTGGAGAAGGATCTGGTGTTGGAGTCCCTGCGCCCCACGCCGAAGGAGGACATCGTCGCCTTCGAGGGCGTGGAGTCCCGCACCGAGGCGGAGGGGCTGGTGGGCTCCACGGTGTTCGTGTTCCGCGAGGACCTGGAGCCGCCCGAGGAGGGTGAGTTCTTCCAGGGCGACCTCCTGGGCCTGTCCGCCGTGGACGAGGCGGGGACGCCGCTGGGCAAGGTGGAGGAGATCTGGGCCACCGGTGAAGTGCCCAACCTCGTGATCCGCGCCGCGGGCCGGCAGGAGCTGGTGGTGCCGTTCGCGGACGAGTTCGTCCCGACGGTGGACATCGCGGCCCAGCGCATCGTGATCCGCCCTCCGGAGTACGTGGAGGTCGGCCGGCGCGACGCCGACAAGGATGCCCCGGACGGGTCCGAGTCGTGA
- the trmD gene encoding tRNA (guanosine(37)-N1)-methyltransferase TrmD, which translates to MSPPYPVELLTLFPGMVSGYLGASILGKAQEKGLLSATVTDIREYAEGKHRVTDDAPYGGGAGMVMKPEPLVAAIGAARARLPGAKVLLMSPRGTTFTQVTARELVAHTAGLILVCGRYEGVDERVMSHLDGELSLGDFVLTGGEIAAMAVVDAVARLVPGVLGNVASSVSESFEEGTLEHPQYTRPPVFQGVEVPAALQSGDHARIARWRRWKSLVLTRERRPDLYARLTLSKADEKLLARREEEL; encoded by the coding sequence GTGAGCCCGCCGTATCCGGTGGAGCTGCTCACGCTGTTCCCGGGGATGGTGTCCGGCTACCTGGGCGCGAGCATCCTCGGCAAGGCCCAGGAGAAGGGCCTGTTGTCCGCCACCGTGACGGACATCCGCGAGTACGCCGAGGGCAAGCACCGTGTCACCGACGACGCGCCCTACGGGGGCGGTGCGGGCATGGTGATGAAGCCCGAGCCGCTGGTCGCCGCCATCGGCGCCGCGCGGGCCCGGCTGCCCGGAGCGAAGGTGCTCCTGATGAGCCCTCGCGGGACGACCTTCACGCAGGTCACCGCGCGCGAGCTGGTGGCGCACACCGCCGGGCTGATCCTGGTCTGCGGCCGCTACGAGGGCGTGGACGAGCGGGTGATGAGCCACCTGGACGGCGAGCTGTCGCTGGGCGACTTCGTGCTCACCGGCGGGGAGATCGCCGCGATGGCGGTGGTGGATGCGGTGGCGCGCCTGGTGCCCGGGGTGCTGGGCAACGTGGCGTCCTCGGTGTCGGAGAGCTTCGAGGAGGGGACGCTGGAGCATCCCCAGTACACCCGCCCGCCCGTGTTCCAGGGCGTCGAGGTGCCGGCGGCCCTCCAGTCTGGAGATCACGCCCGCATCGCCCGGTGGCGTCGGTGGAAGTCGCTGGTGCTCACGCGCGAGCGACGGCCGGACCTGTATGCCCGCCTCACCCTGTCCAAGGCCGACGAGAAACTGCTGGCCCGACGGGAGGAAGAGCTGTAA
- the rplS gene encoding 50S ribosomal protein L19 translates to MRNAAIQHVEAKYLRQDVTSFRPGDSVRVFWKVKEGEKERVQAFEGTVIRKTSGSHRATFTVRKMSFGVGVERIFPLHSPRYEKIEVLSRGRVNRSRLFYLRNLKGKAARVDVQEEADTTQGKAAKVAKA, encoded by the coding sequence ATGCGTAACGCCGCCATTCAGCACGTCGAGGCCAAGTACCTGCGCCAGGACGTCACCTCGTTCCGTCCTGGTGACTCCGTGCGCGTCTTCTGGAAGGTGAAGGAGGGCGAGAAGGAGCGCGTTCAGGCGTTCGAGGGCACCGTCATCCGGAAGACCTCGGGCAGCCACCGCGCCACGTTCACCGTGCGCAAGATGTCCTTCGGCGTCGGCGTCGAGCGCATCTTCCCGCTGCACAGCCCCCGCTACGAGAAGATCGAGGTCCTCTCGCGCGGCCGCGTGAACCGCAGCCGTCTGTTCTACCTCCGCAACCTCAAGGGCAAGGCCGCCCGCGTGGACGTGCAGGAGGAGGCGGACACGACCCAGGGCAAGGCCGCCAAGGTCGCCAAGGCCTGA